From the genome of Chroicocephalus ridibundus chromosome 1, bChrRid1.1, whole genome shotgun sequence, one region includes:
- the EIF1AX gene encoding eukaryotic translation initiation factor 1A, X-chromosomal has protein sequence MPKNKGKGGKNRRRGKNENESEKRELVFKEDGQEYAQVIKMLGNGRLEALCFDGVKRLCHIRGKLRKKVWINTSDIILVGLRDYQDNKADVILKYNADEARSLKAYGELPEHAKINETDTFGPGDDDEIQFDDIGDDDEDIDDI, from the exons ATGCCCAAGAATAAAG GCAAAGGAGGTAAAAATAGGCGACGAGGTAAGAATGAGAATGAATCAGAAAAAAGAGAACTGGTGTTCAAGGAAGATGGGCAAG AATATGCCCAGGTGATCAAGATGTTAGGCAATGGAAGACTGGAGGCATTATGTTTTGATGGTGTGAAGAGGTTATGTCATATTAGAGGGAAACTAAGAAAAAAG gttTGGATAAACACATCTGATATTATATTGGTTGGCTTAAGAGACTACCAG GATAACAAGGCTGATGTTATTCTAAAGTACAATGCAGATGAAGCTAGAAGTCTGAAAGCGTATGGGGAGCTTCCTGAACATG CTAAAATCAACGAAACAGACACATTTGGTCCTGGAGATGATGATGAAATCCAGTTTGATGATATTGGAGATGATGATGAAGATATTGATGAC atctaA